One genomic window of Glycine soja cultivar W05 chromosome 9, ASM419377v2, whole genome shotgun sequence includes the following:
- the LOC114367918 gene encoding aminomethyltransferase, mitochondrial-like, protein MRGGLWQLGQSITRRLAQGDKKAVARRYFASDAELKKTVVYDFHVANGGKMVPFAGWSMPIQYKDSIMDSTLNCRENGSLFDVSHMCGLSLKGKDSVPFLEKLVIADVAGLAPGTGSLTVFTNEKGGAIDDSVITKVKDDHIYLVVNAGCRDKDLAHIEEHMKAFKAKGGDVSWHIHDERSLLALQGPLAAPVLQHLTKADLSKMYFGGFQVLDINGVQCFLTRTGYTGEDGFEISIPSESAVDLAKAILEKSEGKIRLTGLGARDSLRLEAGLCLYGNDLEQHITPIEAGLTWAIGKRRRAEGGFLGADVILKQLEEGPKIRRVGFFSSGPPPRSHSEIQDEGGNNIGEVTSGGFSPCLKKNIAIGYVKSGLHKAGTKVKIIIRGKSNEGVVTKMPFVPTKYYKPS, encoded by the exons ATGAGGGGGGGCTTATGGCAACTCGGGCAATCAATCACTCGCCGTCTTGCCCAGGGTGATAAGAAGGCTGTTGCTCGTAGGTATTTTGCCTCAGATGCTGAGCTGAAAAAGACAGTCGTTTATGACTTCCATGTTGCTAATGGAGGGAAGATGGTGCCATTTGCTGGATGGAGCATGCCAATTCAATATAAGGACTCAATTATGGACTCAACCCTTAACTGTAGGGAGAATGGTAGCCTTTTTGATGTTTCCCATATGTGCGGGCTAAGCCTCAAGGGAAAGGACTCTGTTCCGTTCCTTGAAAAGCTTGTCATTGCTGATGTTGCTGGGCTTGCCCCTGGAACTGGTTCATTGACTGTCTTCACAAATGAAAAAGGAGGGGCAATTGATGATTCAGTTATTACCAAGGTGAAGGATGATCACATATACTTGGTTGTGAATGCTGGATGTAGGGATAAAGATCTGGCTCATATTGAGGAGCATATGAAGGCATTCAAGGCCAAAGGTGGTGATGTGTCATGGCACATCCATGATGAGAGATCTCTTCTTGCTCTGCAG GGTCCTCTTGCTGCTCCGGTTCTTCAACACCTGACAAAAGCAGATTTAAGCAAGATGTACTTTGGGGGTTTCCAAGTGTTGGACATCAATGGTGTGCAGTGCTTTCTCACACGGACAGG GTATACTGGGGAAGATGGATTTGAGATATCAATTCCCTCAGAGAGTGCAGTGGATCTTGCCAAGGCAATTCTTGAAAAATCTGAAGGGAAGATAAGATTGACAGGATTAGGTGCTCGAGATAGTCTACGCCTTGAAGCTGGATTGTGTTTATATGGCAATGACTTGGAACAGCACATTACACCTATTGAGGCAGGACTGACATGGGCCATAGGGAAGAGAAGGAGAGCAGAAGGGGGTTTTCTAGGTGCTGATGTTATACTAAAACAGCTTGAAGAAGGCCCTAAGATCAGGCGTGttggtttcttttcttctggCCCTCCTCCCAGAAGCCACAGTGAGATTCAAGATGAAGGAGGGAACAACATTGGGGAAGTCACAAGTGGCGGATTCAGTCCTTGCCTCAAGAAGAACATAGCCATTGGATATGTGAAATCAGGATTGCACAAAGCAGGCACCAAAGTAAAGATTATTATTCGAGGAAAGTCTAATGAAGGAGTTGTTACAAAGATGCCATTTGTACCAACAAAATACTATAAGCCGTCCTAA
- the LOC114367100 gene encoding probable F-box protein At4g22030: MASLQISSLLSNTFCSTSPSRIKSSIHIPEKLPIPFSIAPNSKPSRKLFEELNGFSHTIQILQDNSCSSSNNNNNITSKATIQLYAILEAVDDRVEMHHNIGEQRDNWNTLLLNSINMLTLTATAMAGVAATIATGDAPLLALKLSSMLLFSASTGMLMVMNKIQPSQLAEEQRNARRLFKQIKSHIETTLAIGNPTEEDVKDAMEKVLALDKAYPLPLLGAMIEKFPKKFEPAVWWPSKRNNSKYHETNQQQKHGKNNGWNEGLEMEIRDVLKVVKEKDMKDYERLGNLVLKINKSLAIAGPLLTGVAAVGSACLSQDSSWGAIVSVLGGALATAVNAFEHGGQVGMVSEMYRNCGGFFQMLENSIQETMEEDEEQRENGELFEMKLALKLGRSLSQLRDLARKSAYSRVEGITTDEFASKLF; the protein is encoded by the coding sequence ATGGCATCCTTACAAATTTCATCTTTGCTTTCTAACACCTTTTGTTCAACATCACCATCAAGAATAAAATCCTCTATCCACATCCCAGAAAAACTCCCTATACCTTTTtccatagctccaaactcaaaaccAAGTAGAAAGCTGTTTGAGGAATTAAACGGTTTCTCGCACACAATCCAAATACTCCAAGACAACTCatgcagcagcagcaacaacaacaacaacataacCTCAAAAGCTACCATTCAACTTTATGCAATTCTAGAAGCCGTAGACGATAGAGTGGAGATGCATCACAACATAGGCGAGCAACGTGACAACTGGAACACCCTTCTCTTAAACTCAATCAACATGCTCACTCTCACCGCAACCGCCATGGCAGGTGTCGCCGCCACCATCGCCACCGGTGACGCGCCACTTCTGGCTCTAAAACTATCCTCCATGCTCTTATTCTCCGCCTCCACGGGGATGCTGATGGTGATGAACAAAATCCAGCCCTCACAACTGGCCGAGGAACAAAGAAACGCTAGGAGGTTGTTCAAGCAAATTAAGTCCCACATCGAAACAACACTAGCCATTGGAAACCCTACCGAGGAAGATGTCAAGGACGCAATGGAGAAGGTTTTAGCACTTGACAAAGCCTACCCACTTCCTTTGTTAGGAGCCATGATTGAAAAATTCCCTAAAAAATTTGAGCCAGCAGTTTGGTGGCCTTCAAAGAGAAACAATTCCAAATATCATGAAACAAATCAGCAACAAAAACATGGTAAGAACAATGGGTGGAATGAAGGGTTAGAAATGGAAATTAGAGATGTTTTGAAAGTGGTGAAGGAAAAGGACATGAAGGACTATGAGAGGTTAGGGAACTTAGTTTTGAAGATCAACAAGAGTTTGGCCATTGCAGGGCCTTTACTCACTGGCGTTGCGGCTGTGGGATCTGCATGTTTgagccaagattcatcatggGGAGCAATAGTGTCGGTTTTGGGAGGGGCATTAGCGACCGCTGTTAATGCTTTTGAGCATGGTGGACAAGTGGGGATGGTGTCCGAAATGTACAGAAACTGTGGTGGATTCTTCCAAATGTTAGAGAATTCGATCCAAGAGACtatggaggaagatgaagaacaaaGGGAAAATGGAGAGTTGTTTGAAATGAAGTTGGCGTTGAAATTGGGAAGAAGTTTGTCACAACTCAGAGATCTTGCAAGAAAATCGGCTTATTCTCGGGTAGAGGGAATAACCACCGATGAATTTGCTAGCAAGctcttctaa
- the LOC114367456 gene encoding probable F-box protein At4g22030 produces MGTTMDSSKFSSFSYCSSRRIAATINVPKIKVTKVSTPRPPNKNLVAELNYLNNYISATGTTHAKENPYCSNLSAKSSTAPRTSTPNSTEVTKLHVIMEIVAERIEMHKNIGAQRDNWNCLLTTSVNMITLSAATMVGLAAVGSSGATVVALKVSSTILYMAATGLLVVMNKIQPSQLVEEQRNAARLFKQLHRELQTRLSLGNPSENDVNEAMEKVLALDRAYPLPLLGSMLEKFPQTVEPAVWWPRQKQKCLKKEEFGGKFKGKNGWDARLEDEMRKVVLVLRKKDMEDYLRLGKEVLNFNKVLAVSGPLLTGLAALGSVFLGSVNAPWPVMLGVIGGALASVVNTLEHGGQVGMVFEMYRTTTGFFKLMEESIELNINEQDPHKRENGELFEIKVALQLGRSLSELRQFTASISSSPEENDCQEFASKLF; encoded by the coding sequence ATGGGAACCACTATGGATTCAAgcaaattttcttctttctcataTTGCAGTTCAAGAAGAATAGCTGCAACAATCAATGTGCCGAAGATTAAGGTAACCAAAGTCTCCACTCCAAGGCCTCCCAACAAAAACTTGGTGGCAGAATTGAATTATCTAAATAATTACATTTCAGCCACCGGCACAACTCATGCAAAAGAGAATCCTTACTGCTCCAATCTCAGCGCCAAGAGTTCCACAGCACCTAGAACAAGCACACCAAATTCCACTGAGGTTACTAAGCTTCATGTGATTATGGAGATTGTAGCAGAAAGAATAGAGATGCATAAGAACATCGGAGCACAGCGCGACAACTGGAACTGCCTTCTAACGACATCTGTTAATATGATTACTCTCTCAGCTGCAACCATGGTTGGCCTTGCAGCTGTTGGTTCAAGTGGAGCAACTGTTGTGGCCTTGAAGGTGTCCTCCACAATTCTTTACATGGCAGCCACAGGGTTACTTGTGGTCATGAACAAAATCCAGCCATCACAGCTTGTAGAGGAGCAGAGAAATGCTGCTAGGTTGTTCAAGCAGCTTCATAGAGAACTCCAAACAAGGCTTTCTCTTGGGAATCCTAGTGAGAATGATGTCAATGAAGCAATGGAAAAAGTGTTGGCATTGGACAGGGCTTACCCTCTTCCTCTATTGGGCTCAATGCTTGAAAAATTCCCCCAAACTGTGGAGCCAGCAGTGTGGTGGCCTAGACAGAAGCAAAAGTGTCTAAAAAAAGAAGAGTTTGGTGGGAAGTTCAAAGGGAAGAATGGATGGGATGCAAGGTTGGAAGATGAAATGAGAAAGGTTGTGCTGGTTTTGAGAAAGAAGGACATGGAAGACTACTTGAGGTTGGGTAAAGAAGTCTTGAACTTCAACAAGGTATTGGCAGTTTCTGGTCCACTACTCACTGGCCTTGCAGCTTTAGGATCAGTTTTTTTGGGTTCTGTGAATGCACCTTGGCCTGTTATGCTTGGGGTTATTGGAGGAGCTTTGGCAAGTGTTGTTAACACATTAGAGCATGGGGGGCAAGTGGGGATGGTGTTTGAGATGTATAGGACAACTACTGGTTTCTTTAAGCTCATGGAAGAGAGCATAGAGCTAAATATAAATGAACAAGATCCtcataaaagagaaaatgggGAATTGTTTGAAATCAAAGTTGCTTTACAGCTAGGTAGGAGTCTCTCAGAACTCAGGCAATTTACTGCTTCAATTTCATCCTCACCTGAAGAGAATGATTGTCAAGAGTTTGCTAGCAAACTTTTCTAG
- the LOC114425917 gene encoding B-cell receptor-associated protein 31-like, whose amino-acid sequence MIQLLFTVIFSETAMIALLLFKTPLRKLVIMGLDRLKRGRGPLMVKTVAGTVLVVFFSSVYSMVNIQKRGIEEGAIVNPTDQVLMAKHLLEATLMGAILFLALMIDRLHHYIRELRIRRKGMEAVKKQTRGTEDGKVANSEEIKAVEEERARLRAELSRLESELQSKTKDVDAAEANVAALRKQSEGFLLEYDRLLEENQNLRNQLQSLDRKLSHSGSKKNM is encoded by the exons ATGATCCAGCTTCTGTTCACGGTGATATTTTCGGAGACGGCGATGATAGCGTTGCTtctgttcaagacccctttgagGAAGCTGGTGATAATGGGGTTGGATCGGTTGAAGCGTGGCCGTGGACCCTTGATGGTTAAGACCGTTGCAGGGACCGTTCTCGTGGTGTTTTTTTCGAGTGTGTATAGCATGGTCAACATTCAGAAGCGTGGGATCGAGGAGGGTGCTATTGTTAACCCCACCGATCAGGTTCTTATGGCCAAGCACCTCCTCGAAGCAACGCTCATGG GTGCTATCCTTTTCCTTGCGCTTATGATAGACAGACTACATCATTACATAAGAGAACTTCGGATTCGAAGAAAGGGCATGGAAGCTGTGAAGAAACAAACCAGAGGGACCGAAGATGGAAAAGTTGCAAATTCGGAAGAAATTAAGGCTGTGGAGGAAGAAAGAGCCAGATTGAGAGCTGAACTTAGCCGCCTTGAATCTGAACTACagtcaaaaacaaaagatgTAGATGCTGCTGAAGCCAATGTAGCTGCTCTGAGAAAACAATCTGAGGGGTTCCTTCTTGAGTATGATCGCTTACTTGAGGAAAACCAGAACCTCCGCAACCAACTACAATCCTTGGACAGGAAATTGTCACATTCAGGTTCCAAGAAGAATATGTAA
- the LOC114366890 gene encoding peroxisomal membrane protein PMP22-like, with product MGSLAKKGLNNYVKQLQQHPLRTKVITAGVLSAISDVVSQKLTGIQKIQLKRLLFKVIFGAAYLGPFGHFFHLILDKIFKGKRDSKTVAKKVLIEQLTSNPWNNLLFMIYYGLVVEGQPWVNVKAKVKKDYLSVQYTSWTVWPVVGWINHKFMPLHFRVVFQSLVAFFWGVFLNLRARSMALIKA from the exons ATGGGTTCTTTGGCAAAGAAGGGACTCAACAATTACGTCAAACAGCTCCAGCAACACCCTTTGAGAACCAAG GTAATCACTGCAGGGGTACTATCAGCGATCAGCGATGTTGTGTCTCAGAAACTTACCGGGATACAGAAAATTCAACTCAAACGACTTCTTTTCAAAGTG ATTTTTGGAGCCGCTTATCTTGGACCCTTTGGacacttttttcatttaatactgGATAAAATTTTCAAAGGAAAGAGAGATTCAAAAACTGTGGCTAAGAAG GTTCTGATTGAACAGTTAACATCCAATCCTTGGAACAATTTGCTTTTCATGATTTACTACGGATTAGTTGTTGAAG GACAACCTTGGGTGAATGTGAAAGCTAAAGTTAAGAAGGATTATCTATCAGTGCAGTATACATCATGGACG GTCTGGCCTGTTGTGGGGTGGATAAATCACAAATTCATGCCTCTTCATTTCCGTGTTGTTTTCCAAAGCTTAGTAGCATTTTTCTG gGGAGTATTCTTGAACCTTCGAGCACGATCTATGGCATTGATTAAAGCCTGA
- the LOC114367487 gene encoding probable F-box protein At4g22030 yields MSSLRASPLLIDNPLHSYSCSSSLKRINCSINAPKLPRVSFSLPKASSRRSLVEDLDKFTSEKNPLSEKNDSIKTLHDGVLYESANSKAIIQLYAISEAVADRIEMHKNVGEQRVNWNTLLLNSINMLTLTASTMAGVAGSGEGAPLLALKLSSTLLFSAATGMLLATNKIQPSQLAEEQRNAARLFKQLQTQIQTKIAIGNPSEGDVRDAIEKVLALDKAYPLPLLGGAMLEKFPAKFEAARWWPESYRLSNGKEKIMEIKSNKNNNGWNVELEEEMREVIEVVKRKDMEDYERLGNIALKINKGFAVSAPLLTGIAALGSVFSGDGLVPALAGALATVVNAFEHGGQVGMVFEMYRTCGGFFQLLEETIEATLEEKNLEKRENGELFEMKMALQLGRSVSQLRELASKSASCRLEGREIDEFSSKLF; encoded by the coding sequence ATGTCTTCCTTACGAGCTTCGCCGCTACTTATTGATAACCCTTTACATTCTTATTCATGTTCTTCTTCTTTGAAGAGAATCAATTGTTCTATCAATGCCCCAAAACTACCTAgagtttctttttctcttccaaAAGCATCATCTAGGAGAAGTCTGGTTGAAGACTTAGATAAATTCACCTCAGAGAAAAACCCATTAAGTGAAAAGAATGACTCCATCAAAACACTACATGATGGTGTTCTATATGAGTCCGCAAATTCTAAGGCCATTATTCAGCTCTATGCAATCTCGGAGGCTGTGGCTGACAGAATTGAAATGCATAAAAACGTTGGAGAACAACGTGTGAATTGGAACACGCTCCTATTAAACTCCATCAACATGCTAACCCTCACGGCTTCAACCATGGCTGGTGTTGCAGGTAGTGGTGAAGGTGCACCACTTTTGGCTCTAAAACTATCAtcaacacttttgttttctgcagccACAGGGATGCTACTTGCTACCAACAAAATCCAACCCTCACAACTTGCTGAGGAACAAAGAAACGCTGCAAGACTGTTTAAGCAGCTTCAGACACAGATCCAAACTAAGATCGCCATTGGAAATCCCAGTGAAGGTGATGTGAGGGATGCAATAGAGAAGGTTTTGGCTCTAGACAAGGCTTATCCACTCCCCTTGTTGGGTGGTGCAATGCTTGAAAAGTTTCCAGCAAAGTTTGAAGCAGCTAGATGGTGGCCAGAAAGTTATAGATTGAGCAATGGCAAAGAGAAGATAATGGAGATTAAGagcaacaaaaataataatggaTGGAATGTGGAGTTGGAAGAGGAAATGAGGGAGGTTATTGAAGTGGTGAAGAGAAAAGACATGGAAGACTATGAGAGGTTAGGGAACATTGCACTGAAGATAAACAAGGGTTTTGCTGTTTCAGCACCTTTGCTCACAGGAATAGCAGCACTAGGGTCTGTGTTTTCAGGAGATGGATTAGTTCCTGCCCTTGCGGGGGCCTTGGCCACAGTGGTTAATGCTTTTGAGCATGGAGGCCAAGTTGGCATGGTGTTTGAAATGTACAGAACCTGTGGTGGATTTTTTCAGCTGTTGGAAGAGACTATTGAGGCCACACTTGAAGAGAAAAACttggagaaaagagaaaatgggGAGCTTTTTGAAATGAAGATGGCTTTGCAATTGGGAAGAAGTGTGTCTCAGCTGAGAGAACTTGCCTCAAAATCTGCTTCATGTCGTTTAGAAGGGAGGGAGATTGATGAATTCTCCAGCAAACTCTTCTag